The stretch of DNA ACGGCGGATTCCACGGACGCACGGTCGCGACGGCGACCATGACCACGTCCGGCACCCGGTTCTCGGCCGGCTTCAGCCCGCTGATGGGCGGCGTCCACGTGGCCCCGTTCCCCAACGCCTACCGCTACGGCTGGTCCGAGGAAGAGGCGACGGCGTTCGCGCTGAAGGAACTCGACTACATCTTCGCGACGCTCACCGCGCCGAACGAGACGGCCGCGTTCGTCGTCGAACCCGTCCTCGGTGAGGGCGGCTACGTGCCCGGCAACACCGCGTTCTTCCAGGGACTCCGCGAGCGTGCCGACAAGTACGGCATCCTGCTCGTCATCGACGAGATCCAGACCGGATTCGGCCGCACCGGCAAATTCTTCGGGCACCAGCACTTCGACGTCCGGCCCGACATCATTACCATCGCCAAGGGGCTGGCCAGCGGGTTCCCGCTGTCGGGCATCGCGGCGTCCGAGGAACTCATGGCCAAGGGCTGGCCGGGGTCGCAGGGCGGGACGTACGGCGGCAACGCCGTGTCCTGCGCGGCCGCGGTCGCGACGCTCGAGGTCATCGAGAAGGAAGACCTCGTCGCCAACGCCGCCGCCCGCGGCATCCAGCTGCTCGAGGGTGCGAGGCAAAAGGCCATCGAGGGGATCGGCGACGTCCGCGGCCTCGGACTGCTGGTGGGCAGCGAATTCACCGCCGCCGACGGTAGCGCGGACCGTGCGAAAGCGGCTGCGGCGCAGCAACTGGCCGCGAAGAAGGGGCTGCTGTTGTTGACCTGCGGCGCCCACATGAACGTGGTACGGATGATTCCACCGCTCATCGTCACGTCGGAACAGATCGAGGATGCCCTGAAGATTTGGTCCGAGGTTCTCGACGAAGTGTGACCCGCACCTGTGAGTACTTGTTAACCGCGGGCGGTTAACAAATACTCACACGCTCCGAAGGAGGCATCATGGCTCGCTACATCACCATCACCCTGGACAAGCGCGGCGTGACGTGCCGCGCCCGGCTCCTCGACGAGGACGCGCCGCTCACCTGCGACGCGGTGTGGGACGTGCTTCCGCAGAGTGGCGACGCGTACCACGCCAAGTACGCGCGCAACGAGGTGTACACCCTCATCCCACGGATCACCGCGGCGCCGCGGCGGGAAAATCCCACCGTCACACCGATTCCCGGCGACGTGTGCCTGTTCGACTTCGAGCCCTGGGAGATCGGCAACTCCGCCTACGGGTACGAGCCGGGCTCCGAGGCGCACGCCGCGCAGGGCGCCACCGACCTCGCGATCTTCTACGGCCGCAACAATCTCCTGCTCAACGGCGACGTCGGCTGGGTGCCGGGCAACGTGTTCGCCGCCATCGAGGAGGGACTGCCGGAATTGGCGGCCGCGTGCAACGACCTGTGGATGCGCGGGGTCGAAGGCGAGACGATGAGCTTCGCCCGAGCCTGACGTCGGCGCGACCGGTCCAGCGTGTGCGAGATGGCCCTCGACGGGCGCCGGATCGTCCACCACCATCGGACGCTATGAAGCTGGACATCTATCAGATCGACGCGTTCGCCGCCGGACCCTTCGAGGGCAACCCGGCGGCGGTCATGCCGCTGACCGACTGGCTGGACGATTCGGTTCTCCAGCAACTCGCCGAAGAGAACAATCTGTCCGAGACCGCGTTCTACACGGCGCGGCTACCCGACGACGCGAGCCCCCACGACCCGGCCCACCCGGCCTATCACCTGCGGTGGTTCACCCCCGCCGTCGAGGTGGACCTGTGCGGCCATGCGACGCTCGCCGCGGCCGCGCAGATCTTCGAGGACGTGCACCCGGACGCCGACCGCATCCAGTTCTGGACGCGGAGCGGGTGGCTGCACGTCGACCGGGGACCGGACGGGACACTGGTGATGGATTTCCCCGCCGAGCCGCCCGTCCCGGCCGACGCCGACCCCCGGATCGTCGCGGCGCTCAACATCCCGGTGCGGACGTGCCTGAAGGCCACCGACCTCGTGTTCGTCGCCGAATCCGAAGACGACATCGCGTCGATGACCCCCGACTTCGCCGTGATCAGCCCGCTGAAGGTGCGGGGCATCGTCGTCACCGCGGCGTCGGACACGGACGGAGTCGACTTCGTGTCGCGATGGTTCGGCGCCGCCGCCGGGGTTCGGGAAGATCCGGTGACGGGGTCCGCGCACTCACAGATCGCGCCGTACTGGGCCGGCGTCCTCGGCCGCAACAGCCTTGTCGGACGCCAACTGTCGGCGCGGGGAGGAATCGTGCGCTGCGAGGTGCGCGGCGACCGCGTTCACCTGTCCGGGACATACCGGCGGTACCTGAGGGGAACCGTCGAGTTCTAGCTGAAGACCTCCGAATACAGCGTCTCGATCTGGCCGGCGGTGGGCACGACCGGATTGTTGCCGGGCGATCCGGACGCCAGCGCCTGCTCGGCCATCAGCGGGATGAGGCCGTCCCAGGCGGCGCGGTCGATGCCGTACGCGAGCGGCGTCGGGACCTTCAGGTCGTGACACAGCGTGGTGAGGGTCTCGACGAGGAACTGCGCGGCGACGGAATCGCCCGCCGATTCCGGTGCCGCCCCGAACGCCCGCGCGCAGTCGGCGTAGCGGCTCTCCGCTCCCTGCACGGAGAACGCCGTGATTGCGGGCAGCAGCATCGCGTTCGACAGTCCGTGAGCCACATGGAAATGCGCGCCGATCGGCCTGCTCATTCCATGCACCAGCGCCACGCTCGAGTTGGAGAACGCCATGCCGGCCTGCATGGATGCGACCATCATCGCTTCTCTCGCGGTGCGGTCTTCACCGTCCGCGTACGCCGTGCCGATGTGCTTGCCGATGGTGCGGATCGCGGCGAGCGCGAGTCCGTCGGTGAACGGCTGGGCCTTCCTGCTGACGTACGCCTCGATCGCGTGGGTGAGCGCATCGATCCCGGTATCCGCGGTCAGCCGCGGCGGCATCGACATCGTGAGTTCGAAATCCACGATCGCGGCGATCGGCAGGAACGAGAGCCCCGGACACAGCATCTTCTCGTCGGACGCGCTGTCGCTGATGACCGTGAATTGCGTCGCCTCGGAGCCGCTGCCGGCGGTGGTCGGGATCGCGATGATCGGCAGCGCCTTCCCGGTGTACACGTGAGGTGCCTTGTACGCGCGCATCTCGCCGCCGTTCGCGGACAATACTGCCAGTGCCTTCGCGGTGTCCATCGGACTGCCGCCGCCGAACCCGATCACCGAATCCGCCCGGTGCTCGGCGACGATCCGCAGCCCGTCCTCCAGCGAATCGGTGGTCGGGTCGGGCACGGTGCCGGAGAACAGTGCCGGCTCCTTGCCCGCCGACCTGAGGAGGGTCATGATCCGGTCGGCCGCGCCGGTGCCGGTCAGATACGAGTCGGTGACGAGAACGGGCCTCTGCAGGCCCAATTGGTCGACAACCGAGCCGATCTCGTCGACTGCTCCGGCCCCGATCCTCGCGAAACGGGGGAGTGAGAGTTGTGCGGTCATGGGAGAGGTTCCTTAGTTGTTCTGGGGGAAGCCGAGGTTGAGGCCGCCGTGGCTGGGGTCGAGCCAGCGGGTGGTGACGACCTTGCCGCGGGTGAAGAAGTGCACACCCTCGGCGCCGTGGGCGTGGCTGTCGCCGAACAGCGAGTTCTTCCACCCGCCGAAGCTGTAGTAGGCCATGGGGACGGGGATGGGGACGTTGATGCCGACCATGCCGACCTCGACCTCGTTCTGGAACCGGCGGGCGGCGCCGCCGTCGTTGGTGAAGATGGCGGTGCCGTTGCCGAACTCGCTGGAGTTCACCAACTCCAGGGCCTCGTCGTAGGAGTCGACTCGGATCACGGACAGGACGGGTCCGAAGATTTCGTCGGTGTACACGGACATGTCGGTGGTGACGTGGTCGATCAGGGTCGGTCCGAGCCAGAACCCGTCCTTGCCGCCGTTGGGCTGCACCTGACGGCCGTCGACGACGATGGTGGCGCCGTCGTGTTCGCCGGCGTCGATGTAGGAGGCGACCTTGTCGCGGTGCACCTTGGTTACCAGCGGTCCCATGTCGGAGTCTTTGGTGCCGTCTCCGATCTTGAGGGTGTCGGTGCGCTGTGTGATCTTCGCGACCAACTCGTCGGCGATGTCGCCGACCGCGACCAGGGCGCTGATGGCCATGCAGCGTTCGCCGGCGGAGCCGAAGCCGGCGTTGACCATGGCGTCGGCGGCGAGGTCGAGGTCGGCGTCGGGGAGGACGATGGCGTGGTTCTTCGCGCCGCCGAGGGCTTGGACGCGTTTGCCGTGGGCGGTGCCGGTGGCGTACACGTACTGGGCGATGGGGGTGGAGCCGACGAAGGAGATGGCCTTGATGGCGGGGTTGGTGAGCAGTTCGTCGACGGCGGTCTTGTCCCCTTGGAGGACGTTGAACACCCCGGCGGGGAGGCCGGCTTCGGCCCAGAGTTCGGCCATCCAGATGGCGGCGGTGGGGTCCTTCTCCGAGGGCTTGAGGACGACGGTGTTGCCGGCGGCGATGGCGACGGGGAAGAACCACATCGGGACCATGGCGGGGAAGTTGAACGGGGAGATGATCCCGACCGGGCCGACGGGCTGGCGGATCGAGGCGACGTCGACGTTGGTGGAGGCGTTTTCGGTCATGCCGCCCTTGAGCAGGTGCGCGATGCCGCAGGCGAATTCGACGACCTCCTGGCCGCGGGACACCTCTCCCAATGCGTCGGAGACGACCTTGCCGTGCTCGGCGGTGATGATCTCCGCCAGCTCGCCCTTACGCTCGTTGAGCAGTTCCCGGAACTTGAAGATGATCTGGGTGCGCTTGGCGAGGGAGGTGTCCCGCCACGCGGGGAACGCCGCGGCGGCGGCGTCGATCACCGCGCGGGAATCCTCGACGCTGGCGAGGGCGACCTGACCGGTGACGGTGCCGGTCGCCGGGTTCGTCACCGGAGCGGTGTCGACGCGCGTTCCGGGGTAGGTCTTGTTGTTGAGCCAATGCGAGATGACGGCCATCGGGGTTCACTCCTGGAAGTTCGGGGGGTGCCTCCGAGTCTGGTCTGGCAACAATGCCTGCGTCAACGAGTAATCTGGCATTGGAAACTGCAAAAATGCCGGGGAGGTGCGGGCCGTGTTCACCGCCGACAACATGCGCTATCTGCTCGAACTGTCGCGGACGGGTCGTCTCGCGGATGCCGCGAAGCGTCTCGACGTCGACCAGACCACCGTGTCACGCCGAATCACCCGCCTGGAGAAGGACACCGGGACGCGACTCTTCGACCGCGGCGCGTCCGGGTGGCAGCTCACCGAGGCCGGCCGACGTCTGGTCCCGTACGCGGAATCGGTGGAATCGACGCTGCTCGCGGCCCTCGACGTGACGTCGTCCGCAGCTCCGGGCGCCCTGACCGGGACCGTCCGGATACTCACTCCCGACGGGTTCGGGGCGTTCGTGTTGGTGCCCGGCCTGGCCGCGGTACGCACCGAGCATCCGGACCTCTTCACCGAACTCGTCACGTCCACCACGCACGACGTGTTGACGGGCCGGGACTTCGACATCGCGGTGACGCTCGAACGCCCGTCCCCCCGGTCTGTCGTGGTCCGCAAACTCGCGGAGTACGATCTTCGTCTCTACGCCTCGCGGCACTACCTCGACACGCACGACGCCATCGCCACGATCGACGACCTGCGTACGCACACGCTCATCTGGTACGTCGACGCGTTCCTGGACGTCGAACCG from Rhodococcus opacus B4 encodes:
- a CDS encoding DUF3830 family protein translates to MARYITITLDKRGVTCRARLLDEDAPLTCDAVWDVLPQSGDAYHAKYARNEVYTLIPRITAAPRRENPTVTPIPGDVCLFDFEPWEIGNSAYGYEPGSEAHAAQGATDLAIFYGRNNLLLNGDVGWVPGNVFAAIEEGLPELAAACNDLWMRGVEGETMSFARA
- a CDS encoding PhzF family phenazine biosynthesis protein, with the protein product MKLDIYQIDAFAAGPFEGNPAAVMPLTDWLDDSVLQQLAEENNLSETAFYTARLPDDASPHDPAHPAYHLRWFTPAVEVDLCGHATLAAAAQIFEDVHPDADRIQFWTRSGWLHVDRGPDGTLVMDFPAEPPVPADADPRIVAALNIPVRTCLKATDLVFVAESEDDIASMTPDFAVISPLKVRGIVVTAASDTDGVDFVSRWFGAAAGVREDPVTGSAHSQIAPYWAGVLGRNSLVGRQLSARGGIVRCEVRGDRVHLSGTYRRYLRGTVEF
- a CDS encoding CoA-acylating methylmalonate-semialdehyde dehydrogenase, whose translation is MAVISHWLNNKTYPGTRVDTAPVTNPATGTVTGQVALASVEDSRAVIDAAAAAFPAWRDTSLAKRTQIIFKFRELLNERKGELAEIITAEHGKVVSDALGEVSRGQEVVEFACGIAHLLKGGMTENASTNVDVASIRQPVGPVGIISPFNFPAMVPMWFFPVAIAAGNTVVLKPSEKDPTAAIWMAELWAEAGLPAGVFNVLQGDKTAVDELLTNPAIKAISFVGSTPIAQYVYATGTAHGKRVQALGGAKNHAIVLPDADLDLAADAMVNAGFGSAGERCMAISALVAVGDIADELVAKITQRTDTLKIGDGTKDSDMGPLVTKVHRDKVASYIDAGEHDGATIVVDGRQVQPNGGKDGFWLGPTLIDHVTTDMSVYTDEIFGPVLSVIRVDSYDEALELVNSSEFGNGTAIFTNDGGAARRFQNEVEVGMVGINVPIPVPMAYYSFGGWKNSLFGDSHAHGAEGVHFFTRGKVVTTRWLDPSHGGLNLGFPQNN
- a CDS encoding aspartate aminotransferase family protein, with translation MTRLSPLLAQATPVTVDHGEGCYLYGTDGRRYLDFTAGIGVTSTGHCHPHVVEAARRQVGSLIHGQYTTVMHQPMLELVDRLGSVLPPGLDSLFFANSGSEAVEASLRLSRQATGRPNIIVFHGGFHGRTVATATMTTSGTRFSAGFSPLMGGVHVAPFPNAYRYGWSEEEATAFALKELDYIFATLTAPNETAAFVVEPVLGEGGYVPGNTAFFQGLRERADKYGILLVIDEIQTGFGRTGKFFGHQHFDVRPDIITIAKGLASGFPLSGIAASEELMAKGWPGSQGGTYGGNAVSCAAAVATLEVIEKEDLVANAAARGIQLLEGARQKAIEGIGDVRGLGLLVGSEFTAADGSADRAKAAAAQQLAAKKGLLLLTCGAHMNVVRMIPPLIVTSEQIEDALKIWSEVLDEV
- a CDS encoding iron-containing alcohol dehydrogenase, which produces MTAQLSLPRFARIGAGAVDEIGSVVDQLGLQRPVLVTDSYLTGTGAADRIMTLLRSAGKEPALFSGTVPDPTTDSLEDGLRIVAEHRADSVIGFGGGSPMDTAKALAVLSANGGEMRAYKAPHVYTGKALPIIAIPTTAGSGSEATQFTVISDSASDEKMLCPGLSFLPIAAIVDFELTMSMPPRLTADTGIDALTHAIEAYVSRKAQPFTDGLALAAIRTIGKHIGTAYADGEDRTAREAMMVASMQAGMAFSNSSVALVHGMSRPIGAHFHVAHGLSNAMLLPAITAFSVQGAESRYADCARAFGAAPESAGDSVAAQFLVETLTTLCHDLKVPTPLAYGIDRAAWDGLIPLMAEQALASGSPGNNPVVPTAGQIETLYSEVFS
- a CDS encoding LysR family transcriptional regulator: MFTADNMRYLLELSRTGRLADAAKRLDVDQTTVSRRITRLEKDTGTRLFDRGASGWQLTEAGRRLVPYAESVESTLLAALDVTSSAAPGALTGTVRILTPDGFGAFVLVPGLAAVRTEHPDLFTELVTSTTHDVLTGRDFDIAVTLERPSPRSVVVRKLAEYDLRLYASRHYLDTHDAIATIDDLRTHTLIWYVDAFLDVEPLRILDRLLPDFRAQIQTNNIAGHYQAVKHGVGIAPLPSYIGALDEDLVPILTDDFIAHRTYWLVVPRELTRLARVKAITEALYAVVDGNPELRGAAG